The Lycium barbarum isolate Lr01 chromosome 9, ASM1917538v2, whole genome shotgun sequence genome has a segment encoding these proteins:
- the LOC132609983 gene encoding 2-hydroxyisoflavanone dehydratase-like: MASSFDNVNDLVVDLYPLFRIYKDGRVDRCDDTSASIGLSSYVPPSLEDPQTGVSSKDVTISPHVSARLYLPKNTTSTNNQKLPIFVYYHGGGLIVGSAFSHVHHCYLNILVSESNAIAISIEYRLAPEHDVPTIYQDCWAALKWVASHASDKSALVNKDPWLTNHGDFDKLFIAGDSAGGTIVYNMAMRAGREGGIIENVPIYGSILAFPWFLIPIENIEQVVSYNIWMAIAPTSESGINSSMINPLAEKAPCLSGLACSRLFLCIGEKDEYIPREIGIKFVDGTKKSGWKGELEFIEFKGEGHCFQMKNPEEEKAQNLIKRIASFIQHK; this comes from the coding sequence ATGGCTTCATCATTTGATAACGTAAATGATTTAGTGGTTGATCTTTATCCACTCTTCCGTATCTATAAGGACGGTCGAGTGGACCGTTGTGATGACACAAGTGCTAGCATAGGCTTATCCAGCTACGTGCCCCCATCGCTTGAAGATCCACAAACTGGTGTCTCATCCAAAGATGTCACAATTTCACCACATGTTTCTGCTAGACTCTACCTCCCAAAAAACACCACTAGTACCAACAACCAAAAACTTCCCATCTTTGTGTATTACCATGGTGGTGGTTTAATTGTGGGGTCCGCGTTCTCTCACGTTCACCATTGTTACCTCAACATCTTGGTTTCTGAATCAAATGCTATTGCAATTTCGATAGAGTACAGGCTAGCCCCAGAGCATGACGTGCCAACGATTTACCAAGATTGTTGGGCTGCACTTAAATGGGTCGCATCTCATGCTAGTGACAAATCAGCTTTAGTTAATAAAGACCCGTGGTTAACAAACCATGGTGACTTTGACAAATTGTTTATAGCTGGGGATAGTGCTGGCGGAACTATAGTTTATAATATGGCCATGAGAGCGGGAAGAGAAGGTGGTATTATTGAAAATGTCCCCATTTATGGTTCAATTCTTGCTTTTCCTTGGTTCTTGATTCCAATTGAAAACATTGAGCAAGTTGTATCGTACAATATTTGGATGGCCATCGCCCCTACCTCGGAATCTGGAATTAATAGTTCCATGATTAATCCACTTGCTGAGAAGGCTCCTTGTTTGTCAGGGCTAGCCTGCTCAAGATTGTTTTTGTGTATTGGAGAGAAAGATGAGTATATTCCAAGAGAAATTGGGATTAAATTCGTCGATGGTACGAAGAAAAGTGGGTGGAAAGGAGAGTTAGAGTTCATTGAATTTAAAGGCGAAGGTCATTGCTTTCAGATGAAAAACCCCGAAGAAGAGAAAGCTCAAAATTTGATCAAGCGTATTGCTTCTTTCATCCAACATAAGTGA